A genomic window from Scomber scombrus chromosome 18, fScoSco1.1, whole genome shotgun sequence includes:
- the strada gene encoding STE20-related kinase adapter protein alpha: MSFLAHEDSRESLTSLPRRDTMGSFLPDNGSYELLTVIGRGLDDLMTVNLARYRPTGEHIAIRRIDLESCTNDMVTYLQGELHVSKLFHHSSILPYKSIFIAENELWVISPFMAYGSARDLICSHFTDGMTELTIAYILLGMLRALEYIHHMGYVHRSVKASHVLISADGQVCMSGLRSIFSLIRHGQRARVVHDFPQYSVKVLPWLSPEVLQQNLQGYDSRSDIYSLGITACELANGHVPFKDMPATQMLLEKLNGTVPCLLDTTTIPPEELSLKPSRSGADSGICEGMGAGGPRHSNGEPSSSSGGHPYNRTFSPHFHAFVELCLQRDPEKRPSATNLTGHPFFKQIKRRPSEALPELLRPVSPITSFETSRLHGSPSGLASLESGLSHLDMDDWDF, encoded by the exons ATGTCTTTTCTT GCCCATGAGGACAGCCGGGAGAGTCTGACCTCCCTCCCACGTCGGGACACGATGGGCAGCTTCCTCCCTGACAACGGCTCGTACGAGCTCCTCACCGTCATCG GCCGAGGTCTGGACGACTTGATGACCGTTAACCTGGCTCGATACAGGCCGACCGGGGAGCACATTGCCATCCGACGGATTGACCTGGAGTCCTGCACTAATGACATGGTTACCTACCTGCAG GGTGAACTACACGTGTCAAAGTTATTTCACCACTCTAGTATTTTACCCTACAAGAGCATCTTCATAGCTGAGAATGAGCTGTGGGTCATCTCCCCCTTCATGGCTTATG ggtCAGCAAGAGATCTCATCTGCTCACATTTCACTGATGGGATGACTGAGCTGACCATCGCGTACATTTTATTAGGCATGCTCAGAGCTCTTGAATACATTCACCACATGGGATACGTGCACCG GAGTGTGAAGGCCAGCCACGTGCTGATCTCAGCAGACGGACAGGTGTGCATGTCAGGTCTGCGGAGCATCTTCAGCCTGATTCGTCACGGCCAGAGAGCCAGAGTGGTCCACGACTTCCCCCAGTACAGCGTCAAGGTGCTGCCGTGGCTCAGCCCTGAGGTGCTGCAGCAG aACCTGCAGGGCTACGACTCGCGGTCGGACATCTACAGCCTCGGAATCACGGCCTGTGAACTGGCCAACGGACACGTGCCATTCAAAGACATGCCAGCTACACAG ATGCTGCTGGAGAAGCTAAACGGGACGGTGCCGTGTTTGCTGGACACCACCACCATCCCTCCAGAGGAACTGTCCCTGAAGCCGTCCCGCTCCGGGGCTGACTCCGGGATCTGCGAGGGAATGGGAGCCGGAGGGCCTCGCCACTCCAACGGAGAGCCCTCATCGTCGTCGGGAGGACACCCTTACAACCGGACCTTCTCCCCACACTTCCACGCGTTTGTCGAGCTCTGTCTACAGCGAGACCCGGAGAAGAG ACCATCTGCTACAAATCTCACAGGCCATCCTTTCTTCAAACAG ATCAAACGGCGGCCCTCGGAGGCGCTGCCTGAGCTGCTGAGGCCCGTGTCGCCCATCACCAGCTTCGAGACCTCCCGGCTACACGGCTCTCCCTCCGGACTGGCCAGTCTGGAGTCGGGCCTCAGCCACCTGGACATGGACGACTGGGACTTCTGA